In Candidatus Schekmanbacteria bacterium, the genomic stretch AAATATAATTTTCATCATCTTGGCATATTTTTTTTTTTTTTTTTAAGAGGAAAGATATGTTAATGGGGGAGGAGAAAAAGTGAAGATTATAAAAAAGAACAATTTGATACAGATATTATTCATCATCATTTGCTTCATATTTGTAAGCATAAACATTAATGCAATGGTTATCGATTCATTCGACACTCATCAGGTTATCAGTTTGAGTTCACCGGGGACACAAAGCAGTTCGGTTACTTCTACCTCAGGAGATATTTTGGGAAATGAAAGAGATATGACAGTGCAGTTGATTTCAGGAGCTGGAGTAACTGTCGAAGCCGATTTAGGGGGCTTTTCAGTGTTGGATCAATCTCAGAACGCTTCAAGCACTGCAAGTACTACTTTAACTTGGGACGGCATAGACAACAGCCCTTCACTAAATCCAACAGGGCTTGGTGGAATAGATATAACAGAAGGAAACAATAATAACGGAGTATCGCTTACAGTTCTCTTTGATGATCTTCCTGCAACTATCGATATCTCAATCTATACTGATGCCTCCAATTGGTCAAAATATACAATCAATCTTCCCGGTGGTATCTATACAACACCACAAACTTATACTGCTCTTTTTTCCAATTTTATAATCCAAAGCGGCAGTGGAGCAGATTTTTCAAATGTCGGGGCAATCGAGGTCTTCATCAATGGAACGACATTCGGCGGAACAGATATGCGATTTGATAATTTTGTAACGTTAGTTCCCGAACCTTCATCATTCCTTCTTTTAACTATTGCAATTAGCCTTTCTGCGATTTATGTTAGAAGAAAAAAATAGGTTATTATCTTCAAAAATCTATTTGACAAGGATGGTCCGTTGAGATGCAAGCGCATCATTCCCGTCTTTAACTACCCTTATCCTCACATAATATAACCCGGGACCAAAATCCCCTACAGGCGCTTGAAGGGAAAAGGATTGACCATTAATAATTACACCTGATGATTTATTATAGTAAGTAACCTTATCAAAAGTTTCAGGAGAAGAATAACTTCCTGTTTTTTTCAACTTTTTCTTTGACATCTTTTTTGGCTTCTCCTCCCAATATATGCCTATGAAATCAAAATCGACTCCACTATCCAATGTACCGGTTATTATAATTTCTTCTCCAACATCAGCTTTTTTTGGAATTTTTCCATATGTCCCAAACCGGTCTACAAATTCTTGTGAAATAAATATACATCCATTCTTTACTGCAATTCCAATGCCAACATGAGTATGAGTGCCTCTCAATATATTTGCTCTATGCCCAGCACTATTCATAAATGTCTTTTCAGCGCTTTTGATTCTCTTTTTGCTAAGAGCAATATCCCCACTAAATTCACAATGCATATAAACATTTTCGGCAACATAATCTCTGCCCCCTGCATTTGTATACCTTTGGTCAGGTTTTTGCCCCTTTTTATTCCAGTGAGAAAGATATCCTCCTTTTGCCATTTCATCTGAATGCTTCTGCCCTGCCTTTGCTGCTATACTGTCCCATTTAACCTTTGCCAAGCCGTTTTTTTTGCGGTCTTTATTGATAAGCTTCAACATATATTTACCTAATGATTTAAGCTTAGATGCTGATATTCCAATACGGTAAGATTTTTCATAAAGGGGAAAAGCATTTTTAACCTTTAATGTATTTCTTCGATTCTTAACTGCATCAACTCGATTTACAGAGTATCCTGTAAGAAGAATTAGTGAGAATACAATTATTAAAAATTTTCTATTCCATTGATTACACATTTTTTCTCCTTTCTAATAATCTACTAAATTTTTATAAATAAAATTGAGAAAAATCCAGAAATATAAATCGGTAAGCTTTCAAAAGCGGAGAAAAAGAGGAATCAATTGTTAATCTAAATTCACATCATTTGTCAAATTGGTAAGAATTTTTTTATCATTTATTGTCCACATATCAAAATATGATGTGTCATTATCGATA encodes the following:
- a CDS encoding PEP-CTERM sorting domain-containing protein translates to MKIIKKNNLIQILFIIICFIFVSININAMVIDSFDTHQVISLSSPGTQSSSVTSTSGDILGNERDMTVQLISGAGVTVEADLGGFSVLDQSQNASSTASTTLTWDGIDNSPSLNPTGLGGIDITEGNNNNGVSLTVLFDDLPATIDISIYTDASNWSKYTINLPGGIYTTPQTYTALFSNFIIQSGSGADFSNVGAIEVFINGTTFGGTDMRFDNFVTLVPEPSSFLLLTIAISLSAIYVRRKK
- a CDS encoding CAP domain-containing protein, whose translation is MCNQWNRKFLIIVFSLILLTGYSVNRVDAVKNRRNTLKVKNAFPLYEKSYRIGISASKLKSLGKYMLKLINKDRKKNGLAKVKWDSIAAKAGQKHSDEMAKGGYLSHWNKKGQKPDQRYTNAGGRDYVAENVYMHCEFSGDIALSKKRIKSAEKTFMNSAGHRANILRGTHTHVGIGIAVKNGCIFISQEFVDRFGTYGKIPKKADVGEEIIITGTLDSGVDFDFIGIYWEEKPKKMSKKKLKKTGSYSSPETFDKVTYYNKSSGVIINGQSFSLQAPVGDFGPGLYYVRIRVVKDGNDALASQRTILVK